Genomic window (Eublepharis macularius isolate TG4126 chromosome 6, MPM_Emac_v1.0, whole genome shotgun sequence):
TAATGTTAACAACCTTAGCATTAGTAATTACCCAACCATGGCAAATAGCATCTACCAccaaatattaattaattaattaattttataagatttatagtcctcctttctcactgagactcagggcagtttatacagtgtaagattagtacagtcaatttcaaagacatttccataaacaatgccatagagtaaataaacacaagtttacaaagacagagcattaacaagaatccaatacagagttgaagaaatgctgaaacagcaattctagggctgacattagaccacatgaagcacaggtagctcataggatcatatatttaaagcaacagaaagtATGTCAGGCAACtaagtggtgaagtctatggtccctaactcattagtgaaacgtttgagacccccccctccctacaatacagtccttcTATCTAACATATCCTAACTGGATATTTCTCTACAAAATGGAGCTGCTGGGCTATCATTGTTCTGCACAGGTGATCTTTGAAGTGGTTACATATAAGCGTATCCAACTGTGTACACAGGAAGCGTGCATTATGTACAATCCTCCCAATACATAAGATGACCATTTCCTCTGAATTGTGCACCCTCCTATTTTCATTTTCAGTACATGTGAACATGTACACTGAACAAGTCATTGTTCAGTGTAGCATGTACTGAAGCAGAAAATATGTGTGGTGCCCATTTCAGATGAAATAGTGATTGTCTGTATATGGTTAGCATACATTTCTGATATGCATCGTTGCTAGGCCCAGTACACATGATTAGAACATTTGTTGTGCTATGTTGTGCTATGCTATCTACTTGCTTCAAACTCTCCTTTTTTGTAGCTTGAACAGGAACTATTTATTTAAAGACAGAAGGTAACCAAAAGAGACTTTTATCAATACCTTACAAATCTCTGCTGGATTTTTAGAAAATAGTTCTTTCTGTTGAAGGATTTCCTACAGCCTATTATACATTAGTAATATTTTATTGCCTCTGATTATTTGATCTTCCTTTCAAACCTTTGCTGTGATAtagtttagttatttatttactccatttatatccagcctttctccccaatgggactcaaaacagctttcattgttctcctctaatccattttattctcaaaacaacactttgaggtaggttgggctgagagtgtatgactggcccaagatcacccagcatccatggcagagtggggattttcccagatcctagaccgaCACCTCAGCCATTATGCTATGCCATGGTTTCTTTTTAACGAGCTTCTATCTTGTGCCTTTAATAACAGTTTGTGTGGATATTAGCAGATGATATGCTTAGCTTCTCCATTGCCATAAACAGTTACACATGCTTATTGAGCTTATACTTAAGGCacaagaaccagtgtggtgtggtgacTGCCACCATGCTATAGTGGTTATTGTGTTGGATTAGGACCAGAGAGGCCTGGGTTCcaatacccactctgccatggaaacttacttggtgatcttgggccagtcattctcattCTAACCATTCTACTTGTGGGATTGTTGTATCataaaagagaggagggggaaatgatgttgtaagctgctttgggtccgcaATAGGGAGAACAGTAAGATATAAATAAGATCATCaggcaattttttttcctgagctgGTAACTCTCTTCCTAAGAGATGTTATGTGGTATTTATGAGAGAGGCACACATCAATGCTGCCAGTTTCCTTTTAAACATCTGTTTGTCTTGTAGTTGTGGTCCCTGGCTGGGGATGCCACCTATTAGTCATGGTGTCTACCAAATGCATAGATTTCCTGTCTGTGCTCAGGCATTGCCGCTGTGTCGTTTGGCTCAGATCCAGCTGTGGTTTGCTGTAGTACCATGACTGAAGGAGCTTGTTCATCTGCTCCTCGCTGGTGATTCCTCGCAAGTgatctttctccccttctttgccttcctcttcctctttgtgAGCATTGAATCGCCTTAGCTTGATTTCTTTCTGCATGCTCTCAAAGAAATGGAGGATGCACTTGTGTGCAAAGTCTCGAGCATGCTCACAGCAAGTTTCATCAAATATCTTCTGCTCAATATCGATGTAGTTACTCCAATAGCGAGTCTGCAGGAAGGCAGCTTGATTGAAGCAGGGCCTGAGAGATCGGGCAAGAAAAGCTATCACTATAAGCGTCAATAGTATACTCCAGCCAAGAGCCTAGGGGGAAAAGGAAATACAAACAGAGGCTTGTGAATTTTATAGCAAACAATACCCAATTCATTTTTAGGAAGACATCAATTTTCTATTGCTAGGATATCATGGAATAATAATCCTGCAAAGAATCTTTCTGATCCTCTAGTCCAATACTCTGCAATAGAAAGATCCCATAGATTTTTTTTAGTTATATTGATTTAACGATAGTTACGATTTATTCAGTGCTGGGTACTGTACAGATCAAAAGAAGGATGAGGTCCCTGTCTAAAAGAACTATAGCTGGTCAAAATCAGGGATAGGCAGAAGGTCACTCAGAAGTGAATAGTCACCAATTAAAAATAacccagagccaaactacatgagacgaattacatatGTATGACACGTGAATGCACTTGCACGTGTTTCCCTGTCGCTTTCCTGTTCGCTCGCACAATGTGGCTACACTGCACTTGATCCCTTGCTCAGATTGGCacgtttcttccccattcctcccagatgagagatggtatcccatgatgcaccttctcttcacgcatgcttcctctgcagcttttctgagagggagacttgtttactcaattggacatatgggggggggggaacctgccgggtttgggggggggggctgaaaatgggggttccacacctctgctgagaacTTGCAGCTTGGCATGCCAGGAAGGcagggcatctatgcaaagggggatGGGCAATCCCCAAGTCAGAAGCCACAACAGCATtccttgctgtcagccagaaccaactctttcctgcctgtttgtcctcagccacctccgatctccattattatctatggggaaaaatatggTGGCTATCCAGGGggacaggggtggcattttgcaaaataaatctacaaaattttcagaactgataactgtcctctaaagaccccccaagtttcagagagattagacCTTAGGGAGCCATTTTAGTTCCTCCCCCGCCTCGCCAAGAAGGTGTCATCAACCACCCTGTTTTTTACTATTGTGAAAATGATAGGAACTAGGGAAATCCATCagtcatgcctttcccggggttcaatcttcctgaaacttgaggggactttagaggacagtgaggaataggTCTCCTGCAAAGTTGGAGGATTTTGGACCTTGAGGAGGTCATTTTGAAGCCCCTCAAAGTAGGTGCCAGCAGCTGCCCTGttttttactattgtgaagagaaaatgacaggaactggggaaacccatggatcatgcctttcctggggttcaatctccctgaaacttggggggggggggtctttagaggacagtgagaagtaggtctcctgcaaatttggtggattttggaccttggggaggtcaTTTTGAAGCCCCTAAAGTAGGTGCCATCAGCTGCCCCATTTTTTACTGCCCCTTTTTTTGTGAAAATGATAGGAGCtggggaaacccatggatcaATCCTTTCCCAAGGTCTattctccctgaaacttgtgaggtctttaggggacagataggactatctcccctgcaaatttggtggattttgcttgcaaaatgccacctttATCCCCATaaatagctcccctagttttccccacagggaataatggagattgaagaTGGCTTGTTCAGATGCTTAATTGTAttgccacaatctttcttcccacctcctccttatcccaactgaagatgctgcatgaagaggaggaggtggaagTTAAGAaggaaggagggtgcaggaaggaggagtagggaggcggcagcatcaactagaaaatgagAGAATTTAAAtcttgccagattaaaagcaaaattgTTTGAGTGTAAaccggatctaagggcaaaaagaggggagagggaagtggaagctgcTCAGAATCGACGCTCTGCAATGACAACTCACTGATTATGACTGTGGACACTCGCAACAGTGACTACACCAAAAATCCTTGGGTCAGCTTTGAGAAGCACAATGAGGTAGTGCAgagcagaaagaaagagacatGAAGTATGGGAAAATAATAGAACTCCAGTGTCCTATTACGGTTATACAATGGTAGGTAACAAATTGTTTTAGAATGCTTATCTCATTTATCTTCATAGCACCCTGCATGGTAAGACAAGCTGAGAGAACAGTCTTATGTTATATTATCCTTGTGTCTTCCCAGGTGGAGATCTCCAGTCTAGTTGCCCTGGAGACTTTTCATCAGACATACCTTGTGAAAATTGTGCTCGGAGCTCAATTCCCAGGAGGATGAGGGGCCTGATTTGGATGGGCACCGCAGCATATAGAGGGAAGGGGCTTAAACCTTCTGTCTTTACGCCATTTCCCCAATCTGAAATGCCCCAGGAAGCCacttttggcccatttgagggaACTTGTATGTAGCCGTCTGTACTTCCAGCTTCCTGGGGCCATTGCAGTTTAGAAAAGTGGTATGGGGTGAGGAGGCGTAACCACTTCACACAATAGGGTTCCAATTTGAATCATGGCCAGTGTCTCAAGAATTACTTGTTCTTGTAGCAGCTTTACAGTTGACGATCAAATGGAATTCCCTAACAATGGGCAATCAAGTTGGACTCCTCAGGTAtgcagaatgtttttaaaaagcaattcctAAACTGATCTGATGAGAACTAAGCACACTCTCACTACCTTTGGAGGCTCGGCATGTTGAGGGTAGTTGAGCATCAGTTAAACAAAAACAGTACACAAAGGAGTGGGGAAACCAGCCTGCTCAAGCTTATAAAAGCTTATAATATACTGAAGGAAGAGATCTAGATCTGAGGAAAGTTTCCCAATTAATTATCCTTCCTGTAGACCCCCACTGTCTCCCATGGATCATATGCTGCTCATTCCTACCATAGAATATAGCAGCCAATGAGTAACATAACATTTCTGATATCTAGAAGTATCCAAGAGAATATTCTAAAGATGGACTTGATGCTTTCAAAGAACTGACATTCCTGTTTGAGTAAAGTGCTACTCTCACCTAAGCAGACAAATATACCTAAGCAGACAAATGGTTCCAAATTGCTCCACAGTATTGCAACAAACAGAAGCCTTTCAGAAGCTTCTCATTTACCTGTGACCAGCATCGGAGGTACCTGGACACTGCTTTGCGGGAAGTGTTATTCCTCATGAGCTCATCCTCCTTGCAAGCAACCTTGGAGAGCAACAGCTGCACATGGGCAGGGGTAATGTTGGCAAAACCCGAAAACTTATCAGGGTCAACAGAATTGCTGAAGGCACAGACAAAGCACTTCCCATCAAGGAGGGTAACTATGATCCAAATAATGGGTGCAATCATGGCCCGTTGCAGGATGGAGGAACAAATGTACCTGTGTGTTAGACAGAGAAGGATTAATTGATCTGATATCTCTGAAGATGGGAGGTTTCTGGTTGGTAACCTAATTCACTTAGCACAAGCAAAAACAGAGGTGAAAAAATCAAACTTCCGAAAGCCATAATTCTTTACTTGGCAAAGAGCATACTATATTTGTTAAGACTTTAAAAAGGTTAGCAGAAATAATCAATTTAGCTGTCATGATTAAAATTTTCAGTTTATAAGAGAAAAAGCCACAGaaagatatgatagatatatgttAAATTATAAACTAACCTATAAACACAGGATTGTTGGGGGATAAAATGAGAGTAATGTAAGCCATTTTGCCCCCACCATAGG
Coding sequences:
- the CALHM3 gene encoding calcium homeostasis modulator protein 3 translates to MDRFRMIFQYFQSNSESVMNGICGLLALASVKIYTSFDFNCPCIPQYNMAYGLGIMFIPPVILLLCGLIVNKQCVVAIEEWKRPTGNRKKNMAIIRYICSSILQRAMIAPIIWIIVTLLDGKCFVCAFSNSVDPDKFSGFANITPAHVQLLLSKVACKEDELMRNNTSRKAVSRYLRCWSQALGWSILLTLIVIAFLARSLRPCFNQAAFLQTRYWSNYIDIEQKIFDETCCEHARDFAHKCILHFFESMQKEIKLRRFNAHKEEEEGKEGEKDHLRGITSEEQMNKLLQSWYYSKPQLDLSQTTQRQCLSTDRKSMHLVDTMTNRWHPQPGTTTTRQTDV